In Candidatus Nitrospira nitrificans, one DNA window encodes the following:
- a CDS encoding tetratricopeptide repeat protein, whose translation MRRVFCALLLALTYAAGASPQPVVAADSLEDAEFAYERGEYTQAARLFSPLAEQGVASAQFYLGLMHEKGRGVRQDNSTALAWFRKAAAQGYAGPQSNLGLMYERGRGVRKDLVRALMWYHIAGAMLKGDEGKAAVKRRDYLTSHMTAEQIEQAQEMARRCQQSQFKQCD comes from the coding sequence ATGCGGCGCGTTTTCTGTGCACTACTCTTGGCTCTGACCTATGCAGCAGGCGCGAGTCCACAGCCCGTGGTGGCTGCAGATTCTCTTGAGGATGCGGAATTTGCGTATGAGCGCGGCGAGTATACGCAGGCGGCTCGCCTCTTCAGTCCTCTGGCGGAGCAAGGCGTGGCATCAGCTCAGTTCTATCTGGGCTTGATGCATGAAAAAGGACGGGGCGTCCGACAGGACAACTCGACGGCACTGGCGTGGTTTCGTAAAGCAGCGGCGCAGGGCTATGCTGGTCCACAGAGCAATCTGGGCCTGATGTACGAGAGGGGACGGGGTGTCCGGAAAGACTTGGTTCGCGCGCTCATGTGGTACCACATCGCCGGTGCCATGTTGAAAGGCGATGAGGGGAAGGCAGCCGTGAAGCGTCGAGACTATCTGACCTCACACATGACCGCCGAGCAGATTGAGCAGGCGCAAGAAATGGCACGGCGTTGTCAGCAGTCTCAGTTTAAACAATGCGACTAG